The following coding sequences are from one Schizosaccharomyces osmophilus chromosome 1, complete sequence window:
- the rpl3202 gene encoding 60S ribosomal protein L32 — protein MAAVKVIKKHTKPFRRHQSDRFHRVGESWRKPRGIDNCVRRRFKGVIRMPKIGYGNNKKTRYCMPNGLKAFVVRNVADVELLLMHNKTYAAEIASNVSARKRVDIVEKARALGVKVTNAGAKVRSQE, from the coding sequence ATGGCAGCTGTCAAAGTTATTAAGAAGCACACCAAGCCTTTCAGACGCCACCAGTCTGACCGCTTCCACCGTGTCGGTGAGTCATGGAGAAAGCCCAGAGGTATTGACAACTGTGTCCGTCGCCGTTTCAAGGGTGTCATTCGCATGCCCAAGATTGGTTATGGTAACAACAAGAAGACCAGATACTGCATGCCTAACGGTTTGAAGGCTTTCGTCGTCCGCAACGTCGCTGACGTCGAGCTTTTGTTGATGCATAACAAGACATACGCTGCTGAGATTGCTTCTAATGTTTCTGCTCGTAAGCGCGTCGATATTGTTGAAAAGGCCCGTGCTCTTGGTGTTAAGGTCACTAATGCTGGTGCCAAGGTTCGCTCTCAGGAGTAA
- a CDS encoding NAD/NADH kinase: METYDDSCLPTNPTTESDYHGGFPYCSVHAQIFGSVSDCMIMRKKAPANEQEALRDVVWETRTINKKLHVTPIHANITSVLIVSKPGDEEVEEKVRELIDWLLSLENVVIFIQKSMESLFKKHERIQYWTTLLCTKQSQLFDLVLALGGDGTVLYTSRLFQRTVPPIMPFAMGTLGFLTHFDINNYKTSISDICKEMYIHLRTRFECRVMKKRDRSKLVSIDYHLSQSLCATNTDTHDFTKSLVVLNEVVIDRGPNTSMSDLMLYVDSKYLTTVKADGLCVSTPTGSTAYSLAAGGSLCHPDISVMIVSPICAHSLSLRPIHVPDSMALHVVVPQDASQSSWISFDGRNRTELLPGDYLTVRISRYPFPTVHSSEDDADWFESIKRTLMWNQN; encoded by the exons atgGAGACTTACGATGACTCATGTTTGCCAACAAATCCCACTACAGAAAGTGACTATCACGGAGGCTTTCCATATTGTTCTGTACATGCGCAAATCTTCGGCAGTGTGTCAGACTGTATGATAATGCGAAAGAAAGCACCTGCAAATGAACAAGAGGCTTTACGTGATGTGGTTTGGGAGACACGAActattaataaaaagcttC ATGTTACACCGATTCATGCAAACATTACGTCCGTGCTAATCGTTTCTAAGCCTGGagatgaagaagttgaGGAAAAAGTACGAGAACTAATAGACTGGCTGCTGTCTTTGGAAAACGTTGTTATATTTATTCAGAAAAGTATGGAATCTTTGTTTAAAAAGCACGAGAGAATTCAATACTGGACCACTTTATTATGTACCAAACAGTCACAGCTGTTTGATTTGGTTTTGGCA CTGGGAGGAGATGGGACGGTTCTGTACACAAGCCGTCTATTTCAAAGAACTGTTCCTCCAATTATGCCTTTTGCCATGGGCACTTTGGGATTTTTAAC ACATTTTGATATCAATAACTACAAAACCTCTATTTCAGATATTTGCAAGGAAATGTACATCCATCTGAGAACTCGCTTTGAATGTCGTGTCATGAAGAAACGGGATAGGAGCAAGTTGGTTAGTATTGATTATCATTTGTCGCAGTCTTTGTGTGCAACAAACACAGATACACACGACTTTACGAAATCATTGGTAGTTTTAAATGAAGTTGTTATTGATCGAGGCCCCAATACTTCAATGAGCGATTTAATGCTATACGTCGATTCCAAGTATTTGACGACTGTAAAAGCTGATGGACTCTGCGTGTCCACACCGACAGGATCGACTGCATATTCG CTGGCGGCTGGTGGTTCGCTTTGTCATCCTGATATCTCTGTCATGATTGTTAGCCCAATTTGCGCTCATTCATTGAGTTTACGACCTATCCATGTTCCTGATTCGATGGCTCTTCATGTCGTTGTTCCTCAAGATGCTTCTCAAAGTAGCTG GATTTCTTTCGACGGTAGAAATCGGACTGAATTATTACCAGGAGATTATTTAACCGTTCGTATTTCACGATATCCTTTCCCCACTGTGCATTCTTCGGAAGATGATGCCGATTGGTTTGAAAGTATTAAACGAACTCTAATGTGGAATCAAAACTGA
- the new4 gene encoding client-loading PAQosome cofactor, whose protein sequence is MDPNQQSNSARSSVLDQCRSFLPQLKEANEELHNSGGKHDLQDLSNDENYIEMDLALGVLEGQSAKQHDLEEASSNAEEDNDEVEGNSLEHLLNIYHQQIQGPLDNETTLTDFLGEKLSKAAQADLEQKPEESSESDIREVETKTTKKL, encoded by the exons ATGGATCCAAATCAACAATCAAATTCTGCCCGATCTTCTG TTCTTGATCAATGTAGATCGTTTCTTCCTCAgttgaaagaagcaaatgaaGAGTTGCATAATTCGGGCGGCAAACATGACCTTCAAGATCTTTCAAATGACGAGAACTACATAGAAATG GATTTAGCACTAGGAGTTTTGGAAGGGCAGTCTGCAAAGCAACATGACCTGGAAGAAGCATCATCAAACGCTGAGGAAGACAATGATGAAGTAGAAGGAAATTCATTAGAAcatcttttgaatataTACCATCAGCAGATACAAGGTCCGTTGGATAATGAGACTACCTTGACAGACTTCCTTGGAGAAAAACTTAGTAAAGCTGCTCAAGCTGATTTAGAGCAAAAGCCAGAAGAATCAAGCGAAAGTGATATACGTGAAGTTGAGACAAAGACTACAAAAAAACTAtga